A single Musa acuminata AAA Group cultivar baxijiao chromosome BXJ2-1, Cavendish_Baxijiao_AAA, whole genome shotgun sequence DNA region contains:
- the LOC103995712 gene encoding histidine kinase 5 → MGGEMIEDADAEVLSSMWPVDIGNEARKQFNIENPGMGRDMLKDVTIKEDPSVVDFKRLLELTNYSEKGSSQLAYLVKHWQYKHVNTARLINEELDILNKQRQEVELKKQEILEEHQFEEERYTGSRRQLSVLDEVCDIWGRVPKRRNDVLAYNKKLDIDAEYGTVIYWKERAIQLDKMLEASIHREQTLMQKLQETIKNLETKSSPVEELSQILKRADNFLHFILQTAPVVIGHQDKELRYRFIYNHFPSLEGEEIIGKTDVEIFDGDGVKEIQDFKREVLERGLPAKREMTFDTPLFGAKTFLIYVEPVFSKEGEKIGVNYMGMDVTDQVAKREKMVKLREEMAVQKAKETELNRTIHITEETMRAKQMLATMSHEIRSPLTGVVSMAEILSTTKLDKEQRHLLDVMLSSGDLVLQLINDILDLSKVESGAMKLEATKFRPREVVRHVLQTAAASLKKNLTLEGHVGDEVPVEVIGDVLRIRQILTNLISNAIKFTHEGKVGINLDVVSEKYPGFREEQLKVRSGASVSPLTRQSADSSSERQSCNDRETSHCPSSQENIDENGIILQRASLIDDEQDNHSQHENIVWLRCDVYDTGIGIPEKALPSLFRKYMQASADHARKYGGTGLGLAICKQLVGLMGGNLTVTSQENHGSTFTFILPFKVLLKQDSGSADEMDISDGEAVAVSTKDEIVGSFLFKPRKLIDSVVRKTKLYRSCNYGALGTSNQLSEESDLFSSNYESKKSASPPGVSANSDARCSMAEAEGPAEQNCDIKVYGFGNANKRDEECTDAKQGFTVHKFDNSNMDHCRIKKIDQSECERMMSADGDNMAISDKCHPTCQSQGHDKENGNAQCLPNSRSPKILLVEDNKINVMVAQTMMKQLGHKIDVVNNGLEAIRALQHFHYDLILMDVYMPVMDGLQATRLIRSFEEHGCWDASVVIRDEHATPRSDLSPYYPAAGQCRKRIPIIAMTANAITESAADCLASGMDSFISKPVTFQNLRQCLQQYLPC, encoded by the exons ATGGGGGGCGAGATGATTGAAGATGCAGATGCTGAAGTATTGTCTTCCATGTGGCCTGTTGATATTGGAAATGAAGCTAGAAAGCAGTTTAACATTGAGAATCCTGGGATGGGAAGAGATATGCTGAAGGATGTTACCATCAAGGAAGATCCTTCTGTGGTGGATTTTAAGCGCCTCTTGGAACTGACAAATTATAGTGAGAAAGGATCCTCCCAGCTGGCATACCTTGTAAAACACTGGCAATATAAGCATGTAAATACTGCTCGTCTTATCAATGAGGAGCTCGACATTTTAAACAAACAAAGGCAGGAAGTTGAACTCAAGAAACAAGAGATCCTCGAGGAGCATCAATTTGAGGAAGAAAGATATACTGGTTCTAGACGTCAGCTTTCTGTTTTAGATGAAGTATGCGACATATGGGGAAGGGTTCCAAAGAGAAGGAATGATGTTCTTGCTTATAACAAAAAGCTTGACATTGATGCAGAGTATGGTACTGTTATTTACTGGAAGGAACGTGCCATTCAACTTGACAAAATGCTCGAGGCAAGCATCCATAGGGAGCAGACTCTCATGCAAAAGTTGCAGGAAACTATCAAGAATCTTGAAACAAAATCTTCACCGGTCGAGGAGTTGTCTCAGATATTAAAAAGAGCTGATAATTTCTTACACTTTATTCTTCAGACTGCACCTGTTGTTATTGGTCATCAG GACAAGGAGCTGCGATACCGTTTCATCTACAACCATTTTCCAAGTCTTGAAGGGGAG GAGATTATAGGTAAAACTGATGTGGAGATTTTTGATGGAGATGGTGTAAAAGAAATACAGGATTTCAAGAGGGAAGTCCTGGAACGAGGATTGCCTGCTAAGCGAGAGATGACATTTGATACTCCATTATTTGGTGCAAAAACTTTCCTTATTTATGTGGAACCCGTTTTTAGCAAGGAGGGAGAAAAAATTGGTGTAAACTATATGGGAATGGATGTAACTGATCAG GTGGCGAAAAGGGAGAAAATGGTAAAGTTGCGGGAGGAGATGGCTGTTCAAAAAGCAAAAGAGACAGAACTTAATAGAACAATTCACATTACAG AGGAAACAATGCGTGCCAAACAAATGCTGGCCACCATGTCACACGAGATCAGATCTCCTCTTACTGGTGTTGTAAGTATGGCTGAGATCCTTTCAACAACAAAATTGGATAAAGAACAAAGACACCTGCTGGATGTCATGTTATCCTCTGGAGATCTGGTTTTGCAATTAATAAATGACATACTTGACCTATCCAAGGTTGAATCAG GAGCTATGAAGCTGGAGGCTACCAAATTTAGGCCAAGAGAGGTAGTTAGGCATGTCCTCCAGACTGCTGCTGCATCTTTGAAGAAGAATTTGACATTGGAAGGGCATGTAGGAGATGAAGTTCCTGTTGAG GTTATTGGCGATGTGCTAAGGATTCGGCAAATACTGACCAACTTGATTAG CAATGCAATCAAGTTTACACATGAAGGAAAAGTTGGGATAAATCTTGATGTGGTATCTGAAAAGTATCCTGGATTTCGAGAAGAACAGCTGAAGGTTAGATCTGGTGCTTCTGTTTCTCCATTAACAAGACAATCGGCAGATAGTTCGTCAGAAAGACAAAGTTGTAATGATAGAGAAACTTCACATTGTCCTTCATCCCAAGAAAATattgatgaaaatggtatcatactTCAGAGGGCATCACTGATAGACGATGAACAAGATAACCATTCACAGCATGAAAATATTGTTTGGCTACGATGCGATGTATATGACACTGGAATAGGAATACCAG AGAAGGCATTACCGTCATTATTCAGAAAGTATATGCAAGCGAGTGCTGATCATGCACGAAAATATGGTGGAACAGGTCTTGGCCTTGCAATCTGCAAACAATTG GTGGGACTAATGGGAGGTAACCTTACAGTAACAAGCCAGGAGAATCACGGATCAACATTCACATTTATCTTGCCTTTTAAGGTTTTGTTGAAGCAGGACTCTGGTAGTGCTGATGAAATGGACATTTCTGATGGTGAAGCTGTAGCTGTTTCTACCAAAGATGAAATTGTTGGATCATTTCTATTTAAGCCACGGAAGTTAATTGATTCTGTGGTTCGCAAGACAAAATTGTACAGGAGTTGCAATTATGGTGCCTTAGGCACTTCAAATCAATTGTCAGAGGAATCTGATTTATTTTCTAGCAACTACGAGTCAAAGAAGAGTGCATCTCCACCTGGTGTTTCTGCAAACTCTGATGCAAGATGTTCAATGGCTGAAGCTGAAGGTCCTGCAGAGCAAAATTGTGATATTAAGGTTTATGGTTTTGGCAATGCGAACAAAAGAGATGAAGAATGTACAGATGCTAAACAAGGATTTACTGTACACAAATTTGATAATTCCAATATGGATCACTGTAGAATAAAAAAGATCGATCAATCAGAATGTGAGAGAATGATGTCAGCTGATGGAGATAATATGGCTATCAGTGACAAGTGCCATCCTACATGTCAAAGCCAAGGGCATGACAAAGAAAATGGAAATGCCCAGTGCTTACCAAATAGCAGGTCACCCAAAATTCTTCTTGTAGAGGACAATAAGATCAATGTAATGGTGGCGCAGACAATGATGAAGCAGTTAGGCCATAAAATAGATGTCGTGAATAATGGACTAGAAGCAATTCGTGCACTTCAGCATTTCCACTATGATCTTATTTTAATG GATGTATACATGCCAGTAATGGATGGGCTGCAAGCAACTAGATTAATTCGCTCTTTTGAGGAGCATGGCTGCTGGGATGCTTCTGTAGTTATCAGAGATGAACATGCTACACCTAGGTCAGATCTGTCACCATATTATCCAGCTGCAGGACAATGCAGAAAGCGGATTCCTATTATTGCG ATGACCGCAAATGCGATAACAGAGAGCGCTGCCGACTGCCTTGCCAGTGGTATGGATTCATTCATATCAAAGCCTGTGACCTTCCAGAATCTGAGACAATGTTTGCAGCAATATCTACCATGTTAA
- the LOC103997670 gene encoding protein GLUTAMINE DUMPER 3-like, producing the protein MRTAAGFHETGGATEAAAPSSAPGGPHSPWQSPVPYLFGGLAAMLGLIALALLILACSYWKLSSYLDPGNADDDATTNSDHEKPADATAGKEPTFLDDRFLVIMAGDHAPTFLAVPIAGRLADNTTTSAYGNLDEEDKQPEGAATPLPQSQSQTREQ; encoded by the coding sequence ATGAGGACGGCAGCAGGTTTCCACGAGACCGGTGGCGCAACCGAGGCAGCGGCGCCTTCCTCCGCCCCCGGCGGGCCCCACTCGCCGTGGCAGTCGCCGGTCCCCTACCTCTTCGGCGGCCTGGCGGCGATGCTCGGCCTTATCGCCCTCGCCCTCCTCATCCTGGCCTGCTCCTACTGGAAGCTCTCCAGCTACCTCGACCCCGGCAACGCCGACGACGACGCCACCACCAACTCCGACCACGAGAAGCCTGCCGACGCCACCGCCGGCAAGGAGCCCACCTTCCTCGACGACCGGTTCCTCGTCATCATGGCCGGCGATCATGCCCCCACCTTCCTCGCCGTCCCCATTGCCGGCCGCCTAGCCGACAACACTACCACCTCCGCCTACGGAAACCTCGACGAAGAAGACAAGCAGCCGGAGGGTGCAGCGACTCCCCTACCCCAATCCCAATCCCAAACCCGAGAACAGTAG